In Hermetia illucens chromosome 1, iHerIll2.2.curated.20191125, whole genome shotgun sequence, one genomic interval encodes:
- the LOC119646439 gene encoding uncharacterized protein LOC119646439 produces MLQGADEYNRTTTEIVYNIIGEYQGDFRSEQSTTDQMFAVKQELEKSWKYKIVMCQLFVDFSQAYDSVNRNYLHKVMIELKSPLKLIRLVKATMINSEGQVKIQNELTQSLSIVSELKRGVALPPPSLTSCSNASSGKWPQLIPEVCYG; encoded by the coding sequence ATGCTGCAAGGTGCTGATGAATATAATCGAACTACGACTGAGATAGTATACAACATCATCGGGGAATACCAAGGTGACTTCAGATCCGAACAGTCAACAACGGATCAGATGTTCGCAGTTAAGCAAGAGCTTGAAAAGTCCTGGAAATATAAGATCGTTATGTGCCAACTGTTCGTTGACTTCTCTCAAGCGTACGATAGTGTAAATCGCAATTATTTGCACAAAGTAATGATTGAGTTAAAAAGTCCACTGAAGCTAATCCGGCTAGTGAAGGCCACAATGATTAACAGCGAAGGTCAGgtgaaaatccaaaatgaactgaCACAAAGCCTTTCTATAGTGTCAGAACTTAAGCGAGGGGTGGCCTTACCTCCACCCTCTTTAACTTCGTGCTCGAATGCATCATCGGGAAAGTGGCCTCAATTAATACCAGAGGTATGTTACGGATAA